A single genomic interval of Littorina saxatilis isolate snail1 linkage group LG17, US_GU_Lsax_2.0, whole genome shotgun sequence harbors:
- the LOC138953976 gene encoding angiopoietin-related protein 1-like gives MSMQAWSLSVLLVAVFCGVVVVAEVELVPGTRPLNSLDPVQYKDCGHLHKAGYNVSGQHVLYMNKTTPFLIRCEFTKDNAFNVIQRRIDGSVNFAAPLASYISGFGSVQGDYWGGLNAINYLTMQQGNRVLTIHMQDWSGTNQNARYGDFRVMPQDNRYQMFVSGYSGTLPDDFSWHNGMTFHTYDYPDQNNCAVNMRAGWWYNYCAYVLLNGHYYNGGHYIPTSGFYDGIYYKDWNGFGYSLKFVSMVVSTT, from the exons ATGTCAATGCAGGCATGGTCGTTGTCGGTGTTGTTGGTGGCGGTGTTTTGcggtgtcgtcgtcgtcgctgaAGTGGAACTTGTGCCCGGTACAAGGCCACTTAACAGTCTTGACCCTGTGCAATACAAAG ATTGCGGTCATCTCCACAAGGCGGGCTACAATGTGTCCGGTCAACACGTGCTTTACATGAACAAAACCACGCCTTTTCTG ATCCGCTGTGAGTTCACGAAGGACAACGCCTTCAACGTCATCCAACGTCGCATTGATGGCAGCGTCAACTTTGCTGCCCCTCTCGCCAGCTACATCAGTGGCTTCGGCAGCGTGCAGGGCGACTACTGGGGTGGCCTCAACGCTATCAACTACCTGACCATGCAGCAAG GCAACAGGGTGCTGACCATCCACATGCAGGACTGGTCAGGCACCAACCAGAACGCCCGCTACGGGGACTTTAGGGTGATGCCCCAGGACAACCGCTACCAGATGTTTGTGTCTGGCTACTCCGGTACCCTGCCTGACGACTTCAGCTGGCACAACGGCATGACCTTCCAC ACTTACGATTATCCCGACCAGAATAATTGCGCTGTCAACATGAGAGCGGGGTGGTGGTACAACTACTGTGCCTACGTCCTTCTTAACGGTCACTACTACAATGGTGGACATTACATCCCCACGAGTGGCTTCTACGATGGCATCTACTACAAAGACTGGAACGGCTTCGGCTACTCCCTCAAGTTTGTCTCCATGGTCGTGTCGACCACATAG